In one window of Legionella fallonii LLAP-10 DNA:
- a CDS encoding bifunctional 4-hydroxy-2-oxoglutarate aldolase/2-dehydro-3-deoxy-phosphogluconate aldolase encodes MSFINWNLQPSVVLSTSSVIPVIVIRELEQAIPLASALLAGGIKVLEVTLRTEVALDAIQRLTSTFPDALIGAGTVTTPGQLQQVIEAGARFAISPGQTQSLLMTGCDGSIPLIPGVSSVSDVMEGLNLGYTHFKFFPAAAAGGISMLKAIYGPFPQARFCPTGGINEENFMEYLALPNVSCVGGSWIVPDAAVAKENWPLITKLAQSVQGELKEV; translated from the coding sequence ATGTCGTTTATTAATTGGAATCTTCAACCTTCGGTGGTGCTTTCTACCTCTTCCGTTATTCCTGTGATCGTGATTAGAGAGTTAGAGCAGGCAATTCCTTTGGCATCTGCGCTATTAGCTGGTGGCATCAAGGTACTAGAGGTGACTCTTAGGACTGAGGTTGCTTTGGACGCTATCCAAAGATTAACCTCCACTTTTCCCGACGCATTAATTGGTGCAGGGACAGTAACAACTCCTGGACAATTGCAGCAAGTTATAGAGGCCGGAGCTCGATTCGCCATTAGCCCGGGACAAACCCAGTCTCTATTAATGACAGGGTGTGATGGATCTATTCCTTTGATCCCGGGTGTTTCAAGCGTGTCTGATGTCATGGAGGGATTAAATTTAGGTTATACCCATTTTAAATTTTTTCCTGCGGCAGCAGCAGGGGGGATCTCTATGTTAAAGGCAATTTATGGACCCTTTCCTCAGGCACGCTTTTGTCCCACTGGCGGTATTAATGAAGAAAACTTCATGGAGTATCTAGCCTTGCCTAATGTCTCTTGTGTTGGTGGCTCATGGATAGTCCCTGATGCTGCAGTTGCTAAAGAGAATTGGCCCTTAATCACTAAATTAGCTCAGTCAGTACAGGGTGAATTAAAGGAAGTATAA
- the edd gene encoding phosphogluconate dehydratase, whose amino-acid sequence MHSVIAQVTARIRERSKQKRLEYLERIAMARVKGPLRSQLHCGNLAHGFAACAKQDKLNLRGATKANIAIISAYNEMLSAHQPYVTFPELIKQTIANAGGVAQFAGGVPAMCDGITQGQPGMELSLLSRDVIAMSAAIGLSHNMFDGGLLLGICDKIVPGLLMAALSFGHLPFIFVPAGPMPSGVSNQEKARIRQLYAEGKVDKNALLDVEAASYHSPGTCTFYGTANSNQLIIEMMGLQLPGSSFINPNTLFRDELTKAAALQILALTDLSTNYMPIGQMIDEKSIVNGIVGLLASGGSTNHTMHLIAIAANAGFIVTWDDFSQLSAVTPLIAKIYPNGHADINHFQRAGGMAYFIKTLLDAELLHPDVNTVVGFGLDKYTQKPILQSEQLSWVDGPASSNNTEVLTSVSNPFKKQGGLQLLRGNIGRAVIKTSGLSANHTVIKAPAVVCASQDEFEHLFHAGSLDKNCVVVVRFQGPKACGMPELHQLTPKLGVLMDKGYHVALVTDGRMSGASGKVPAAIHVIPEAIDGGLIAKIEQDDMILIDVERGILQVLVSDEVLAKRELAMMPNSDHLYGMGRELFANLRAQFTGAEQGACSLFRQEENHYDAT is encoded by the coding sequence ATGCATTCTGTTATAGCTCAAGTCACTGCTCGTATTCGTGAGCGTAGTAAGCAAAAAAGATTAGAGTATTTGGAACGTATTGCAATGGCGCGAGTTAAAGGCCCTTTGCGTAGTCAACTTCACTGTGGCAATTTAGCTCATGGATTTGCGGCTTGTGCTAAGCAAGATAAACTAAACTTACGGGGTGCAACTAAAGCCAATATAGCCATCATTTCTGCTTATAATGAGATGTTGTCTGCTCATCAACCTTATGTAACCTTTCCTGAATTAATAAAGCAAACAATTGCTAATGCAGGGGGCGTTGCTCAATTTGCTGGTGGTGTTCCTGCAATGTGTGATGGCATTACCCAAGGCCAACCGGGAATGGAGTTGAGTCTATTAAGTCGCGATGTAATTGCTATGTCTGCGGCTATTGGATTATCACATAATATGTTTGACGGCGGTTTATTGCTTGGTATTTGCGATAAAATAGTCCCGGGGCTTTTGATGGCAGCTCTTAGTTTTGGTCATCTACCCTTTATTTTTGTCCCAGCCGGGCCAATGCCTTCAGGTGTGTCCAATCAAGAAAAGGCTCGCATCCGTCAATTATATGCTGAGGGAAAAGTTGATAAAAACGCCTTGCTGGATGTAGAGGCTGCCTCCTATCATTCTCCTGGGACTTGTACTTTTTATGGTACAGCAAACTCTAATCAATTAATCATTGAAATGATGGGATTGCAATTGCCCGGTTCTTCTTTCATCAACCCCAATACTCTTTTTCGTGATGAACTAACTAAAGCTGCGGCACTCCAAATACTTGCTTTAACTGATTTAAGCACTAATTATATGCCAATAGGGCAGATGATTGATGAAAAAAGTATAGTGAATGGCATTGTTGGCCTATTGGCTTCAGGAGGCTCAACTAATCATACTATGCATCTAATTGCTATAGCTGCCAACGCTGGATTTATAGTGACTTGGGATGATTTTTCTCAACTTTCCGCTGTAACTCCATTGATTGCTAAAATTTATCCTAATGGGCATGCGGATATCAATCATTTCCAACGAGCCGGGGGCATGGCCTATTTTATTAAAACCTTATTAGATGCTGAGTTATTACATCCGGACGTAAATACTGTTGTGGGTTTTGGGTTAGATAAATATACGCAAAAACCCATCTTGCAGAGCGAACAATTATCTTGGGTTGATGGCCCCGCTTCCTCTAATAATACTGAAGTATTAACCTCTGTATCTAATCCTTTTAAGAAGCAGGGAGGCCTGCAATTATTGCGTGGTAATATTGGTCGGGCAGTCATTAAAACCTCTGGTTTGTCTGCAAATCATACCGTTATTAAGGCTCCAGCCGTCGTTTGTGCTAGCCAAGATGAGTTTGAACACTTATTTCATGCTGGATCATTGGATAAGAACTGTGTGGTTGTTGTGCGCTTTCAAGGGCCTAAGGCATGTGGCATGCCTGAGCTTCATCAGCTTACGCCAAAACTTGGCGTGCTTATGGATAAAGGTTATCACGTTGCTTTGGTAACTGACGGGCGTATGTCTGGTGCATCAGGGAAAGTGCCGGCTGCAATTCATGTAATTCCAGAAGCAATTGACGGTGGTTTGATTGCCAAAATTGAACAAGACGACATGATTCTTATTGATGTCGAAAGGGGAATTTTACAGGTTTTGGTTTCTGATGAAGTATTGGCAAAACGTGAGTTAGCTATGATGCCAAATAGTGATCATCTCTATGGTATGGGGCGTGAGCTTTTTGCTAATTTAAGAGCTCAGTTTACTGGAGCAGAGCAGGGGGCATGCAGTTTATTTAGGCAAGAAGAGAATCATTATGACGCAACTTGA
- the glk gene encoding glucokinase gives MTQLEDKQYAIVADIGGTFARFSRVNLDNLYLDKIEIYSCAEVISFEAALLTYQAQHSLHEIKYIAIAIACPVIGDLVCMTNSHWRFSIQEVQSNLSLSKLKVMNDFTAIAMSLPVLRHHELTQIGKGHIDANKPRVVLGAGTGLGVAYLVPNPHGYKSYSGEGGHASWGAQTEQEWFIYSYLKKNYTHVSYERLLSGQGLENLYQAIAAYHQQTVASLSAAQIIALALKQECTIAKATIEQFFATMGVYAGDLALTFGALGGVYIAGGIAPRLLSFIPHTDFRIRFEDKGRFSDFNSLIPTYIITAEQPGMIGASVCLKQSLQGVSDVVY, from the coding sequence ATGACGCAACTTGAGGATAAGCAATACGCCATTGTGGCCGATATTGGTGGCACTTTTGCTCGTTTTAGTCGTGTAAATCTAGATAATTTGTACCTAGATAAAATTGAAATTTATTCCTGTGCAGAAGTTATTAGCTTTGAAGCCGCTTTATTGACATATCAAGCACAACATTCGCTACATGAAATAAAATATATAGCTATTGCTATAGCATGTCCTGTAATTGGTGATTTAGTGTGTATGACTAATAGCCATTGGCGTTTTTCAATCCAAGAAGTACAAAGCAACCTTAGCCTATCTAAATTAAAAGTGATGAATGATTTTACCGCAATTGCAATGAGCCTACCGGTATTAAGGCATCATGAGCTAACCCAAATAGGTAAAGGGCATATAGATGCTAATAAACCACGTGTTGTTCTAGGTGCGGGGACAGGTTTAGGTGTTGCCTATCTTGTGCCCAATCCTCATGGGTATAAATCCTATAGTGGAGAGGGGGGGCATGCTAGTTGGGGCGCACAGACCGAACAAGAATGGTTTATTTATTCTTATTTAAAAAAAAATTATACGCATGTGTCATACGAGCGCTTGTTATCAGGACAAGGATTAGAGAATTTGTATCAGGCTATAGCTGCTTATCACCAGCAGACCGTCGCCTCTCTCTCCGCTGCACAAATTATCGCTTTAGCCTTGAAACAAGAGTGCACTATTGCTAAAGCAACCATAGAGCAATTTTTTGCAACCATGGGAGTCTATGCTGGCGATTTGGCATTAACTTTCGGAGCTTTGGGGGGAGTTTATATCGCCGGTGGCATTGCTCCTCGTTTACTTTCTTTTATTCCCCATACTGATTTTAGAATTAGGTTCGAAGACAAGGGGCGTTTTAGCGATTTTAATTCATTAATTCCTACTTATATTATCACTGCTGAGCAGCCGGGGATGATTGGGGCGTCAGTTTGTTTAAAACAATCTTTGCAGGGAGTCTCTGATGTCGTTTATTAA
- the pgl gene encoding 6-phosphogluconolactonase, whose translation MQLHSFSDATLLHSDLVAQIKHVLEQAITQRGYAYLVVSGGRTPVELFKLLAQTQIQWEKVTITLTDERCVGMEDKDRNERLVRNYLLQHEAKRAKFISLFDEHINITESIQNASNIIAALPTFDVVILGMGEDGHTASLFPCSKELTYGLDDNAEAVFLVTPQTASHQRVSLSKNRLLDSRIIFLHLIGPKKRSIFNQALAEYDPLSMPIRAFLNNQSTNMHVMYAP comes from the coding sequence ATGCAACTACATAGCTTTAGTGATGCAACTTTGTTACACAGTGATCTTGTTGCTCAAATCAAACATGTTTTAGAGCAAGCTATTACACAACGAGGCTATGCTTATTTAGTGGTATCCGGAGGAAGAACTCCTGTTGAGTTGTTTAAGCTCTTAGCTCAAACCCAAATACAATGGGAAAAAGTAACAATTACTCTAACGGATGAGCGTTGCGTAGGGATGGAAGACAAAGATCGTAATGAGCGTTTGGTGAGAAATTATTTATTGCAGCACGAAGCAAAAAGAGCAAAATTTATCAGTTTGTTTGATGAGCATATTAATATCACAGAGAGTATCCAGAACGCCTCTAATATTATTGCCGCCTTACCTACTTTTGATGTTGTGATTTTGGGGATGGGGGAAGACGGACACACAGCCTCATTATTTCCTTGCAGTAAAGAATTGACTTATGGCTTAGATGATAATGCAGAGGCTGTGTTTTTAGTAACACCACAAACAGCATCTCATCAACGAGTGAGCCTATCAAAGAATAGACTACTTGATAGTCGGATTATATTTTTACATTTAATAGGCCCGAAAAAGCGCTCTATTTTTAACCAAGCTTTGGCCGAGTATGATCCTTTAAGCATGCCCATTCGTGCTTTTTTAAATAATCAGAGTACCAATATGCATGTGATGTACGCACCATAA
- a CDS encoding glycoside hydrolase family 15 protein produces MLKRIFFLLFFVASQAFSAVFNQEEITVLRQQFFTNFLANGAIVASPSRHEPNYYYDWVRDSAIAMGLVENWYESTQLNQYKNLLFTYISWTETIQHQKDPNPGQDILGEPKFYVDGYPFDHAWGRPQNDGPALRALVLIRFAQQLLAHQETEYVQTHLYNGGMDPHTMGAIKMDLEYVAHHWQDANFDLWEEVYGHHFFTSIAQRKALLNGAALARRLNDNQAAAYYAKQADLITDQLKYHIDPTHNIIQASLPFHSGPQKTLELDSSVILAILINQQTEGLYSPQNNLVKNTVKALHQQFNLMFPINKNNPGAILFGRYPGDTYDGYNTNSVGNPWFILTATIAEYYFTLANNVAMNETNKTLIKGYLSTGDNYLRLIKKYAPEMHLSEQINLNTGIQQGAASLTWSYVAVLRAIDLREKIEKKLMDSAIN; encoded by the coding sequence ATGTTGAAACGGATATTTTTTTTACTGTTCTTTGTTGCTTCACAAGCATTTAGCGCTGTGTTTAATCAAGAAGAAATCACAGTTTTAAGACAACAATTCTTTACAAATTTCCTCGCCAATGGTGCCATAGTTGCCTCTCCTTCGCGACATGAGCCTAATTATTATTATGACTGGGTGCGTGACTCTGCTATAGCAATGGGATTAGTGGAAAACTGGTATGAGTCAACTCAATTAAATCAATATAAGAATCTTTTATTCACCTATATTTCTTGGACTGAAACCATTCAACATCAAAAAGATCCAAATCCGGGGCAAGATATTTTGGGCGAACCTAAATTTTATGTTGATGGATATCCTTTTGATCACGCTTGGGGCAGGCCACAAAATGATGGGCCAGCGCTTAGAGCCTTAGTATTAATTAGATTCGCTCAACAATTACTGGCTCATCAAGAAACGGAATATGTTCAAACTCATCTCTACAATGGAGGAATGGATCCCCACACTATGGGCGCTATTAAAATGGATTTAGAATATGTAGCTCACCATTGGCAAGATGCCAACTTTGATCTTTGGGAGGAGGTCTATGGTCACCATTTTTTCACCTCTATAGCGCAAAGAAAAGCACTGTTAAATGGAGCTGCTCTTGCTCGCCGCCTCAACGACAACCAGGCGGCTGCATATTATGCGAAACAAGCCGATTTGATTACTGATCAGCTAAAGTACCATATTGATCCGACTCATAATATCATCCAAGCATCCCTACCATTTCATAGCGGCCCACAAAAAACATTAGAGCTGGATTCATCGGTCATTTTAGCAATACTAATCAATCAGCAAACAGAAGGACTCTACTCCCCACAAAATAATTTAGTAAAAAATACAGTTAAGGCCTTGCACCAGCAATTCAATCTGATGTTCCCCATTAATAAAAATAATCCAGGAGCCATATTGTTTGGTCGCTACCCAGGTGATACTTATGACGGATACAATACAAATAGTGTAGGTAATCCTTGGTTTATTCTCACTGCGACTATAGCCGAATATTATTTTACTTTGGCTAATAATGTAGCAATGAATGAAACTAATAAAACACTGATAAAGGGCTATCTAAGCACTGGAGATAATTATTTAAGACTCATTAAAAAATATGCGCCTGAAATGCATCTGAGCGAACAAATCAATTTAAATACGGGGATACAACAGGGGGCTGCTTCATTAACCTGGAGCTATGTTGCTGTACTTAGAGCAATTGACTTACGAGAAAAAATTGAAAAAAAACTCATGGACTCTGCAATAAATTAA
- a CDS encoding efflux RND transporter permease subunit — MKLTSYFLKHPVIAIIINCMILLLGALCFHSLPIREYPDISFPIITVKTNYPNASPELVESAVTNVMEEQLAGIEGLESMTSRSSPNNSIVILRFRAGTSMDKALNSTREAAGFAQSLLPNTIKAPQVERQKPSDGLPFVGLSLESTSLTFGELTHYAHLNLKNAFRSIKGVASVEVWGQPYTYEINLSPQKLYAFGVNVNEIVDAIALNRLSLPAGSYQDKIPTSLDFELKTPEDYRNLIIKTENNHPIFLKSLAKVKLTTDHSQFRVRVNGHSGLVLAINRAADANPLEISAEIRKELKAIKKTLPDDIKVKIITDQSEFIRASLKNIRSSIFEAICLVLIIVFIFLRNIRATIIPLIAIPISLLGSLLFLKIAGFSINQMTLLAMVLAVGLVVDDAIIVLENIWRHIEDGLTPFDAALQGSKQIGFAIVAMTFTLASVYAPIAFIDGMIGQLFIEFAAALAGSVFISGVVALTLSPLMCATFLNKNTTQLWPVIDSFLEKTAQIYCKLLHSLIFRKKFIVTIVLCSIGLSFLFFKLLPSETAPKEDRGLIGVYTPLSSEDNLDSMEANIKKIENSLNAVSEAKNKLTFAGSWGVMTVLPLKPHSIRNRSAEQIVAAVKPQMEQLPSIDASAWSWDSGLPGLDDTRNGGELDLVISTTENFHNLFDVTEKLKEALDKSKKFDSTRYDLRLDSMGYTIDIDKNALAQLGLTPNQVAKTVEVFFSGDKSLSFQKDGIVYNLTLRGSSKPWTLDELYLNTPYGKRISLGSIAQMKRQTQPASLEHVNQMRSTTLHAHLLANQSFKKGMNDLLRIAKETLPPQYKLSWTGAAKAYNESSHTMILLFALSLLFIYAILSAQFENFIYPLIVLFTVPLACFGALFFAYFFGQSLNIYTQVGLVTLIGLISKHGILIVEFANQLQKEGLSLIESIKKACSLRLRPILMTTAAMVFGAIPLVLSHDAGSESRHAIGIVLIGGLCIGTFFTLLVLPSIYYLISKLMKKPVQ; from the coding sequence ATGAAATTGACAAGTTATTTTCTTAAACATCCGGTTATTGCAATTATTATTAACTGCATGATCCTGCTTTTAGGAGCACTTTGTTTCCACTCGCTCCCAATCAGAGAGTACCCTGATATTAGTTTTCCAATAATTACAGTAAAAACCAATTATCCTAATGCCAGTCCTGAATTAGTTGAGTCGGCAGTAACTAACGTCATGGAAGAACAGTTAGCTGGAATTGAAGGACTTGAGTCAATGACTTCACGCTCCAGTCCTAATAATTCCATTGTTATTCTGCGCTTTCGCGCAGGTACTTCTATGGATAAAGCTTTGAACTCAACTCGAGAAGCGGCTGGATTTGCTCAATCACTACTTCCTAATACCATAAAAGCCCCGCAAGTTGAACGACAAAAACCATCCGATGGCTTACCATTTGTAGGATTATCTTTGGAGTCTACTTCATTAACATTTGGTGAGTTAACGCATTACGCTCATCTTAATCTAAAAAATGCTTTTCGTAGTATTAAAGGAGTCGCCTCAGTTGAGGTGTGGGGACAACCTTATACTTATGAAATCAATCTATCCCCCCAAAAACTTTATGCGTTTGGCGTCAATGTCAATGAGATTGTCGATGCAATAGCTCTTAATAGGCTTTCCCTACCGGCGGGTAGCTATCAAGACAAAATACCTACTTCTTTAGATTTTGAATTAAAAACACCTGAAGATTATAGAAACCTTATAATAAAGACAGAAAACAACCATCCTATTTTTCTCAAATCATTGGCAAAAGTAAAATTAACAACGGACCACAGTCAATTTAGAGTACGAGTTAATGGTCATTCAGGTTTAGTACTTGCCATTAACCGAGCGGCTGATGCAAATCCCCTCGAAATTTCAGCAGAAATCCGTAAAGAACTTAAAGCCATTAAGAAGACTTTGCCAGATGATATAAAAGTCAAAATTATTACCGATCAATCAGAATTCATTCGAGCTTCTTTAAAAAATATTCGTTCCTCTATTTTTGAGGCTATTTGTTTAGTTTTAATTATCGTCTTTATCTTCTTAAGAAATATACGCGCCACTATTATTCCATTAATTGCTATCCCTATTTCTCTTCTAGGCTCCTTATTATTTCTAAAAATTGCAGGGTTTTCTATTAATCAAATGACTCTTCTTGCGATGGTATTAGCCGTGGGCTTAGTAGTTGATGATGCAATTATTGTTCTTGAAAATATTTGGCGTCACATTGAAGATGGATTAACTCCATTTGATGCAGCCCTCCAGGGCTCAAAACAAATTGGATTTGCCATAGTTGCCATGACTTTTACATTAGCCAGTGTTTATGCTCCTATTGCTTTTATTGATGGTATGATAGGGCAATTATTTATTGAGTTTGCGGCTGCTTTAGCAGGTAGTGTATTCATTTCAGGAGTAGTTGCATTAACCTTATCTCCATTAATGTGTGCCACTTTTCTCAATAAAAATACAACACAATTGTGGCCTGTAATTGATTCTTTTTTAGAAAAAACAGCTCAAATTTATTGCAAATTACTGCACTCTCTAATTTTCAGAAAAAAATTCATCGTTACCATAGTGCTTTGCTCCATCGGATTAAGTTTTTTATTTTTTAAACTATTACCTAGTGAAACCGCTCCTAAAGAAGATAGGGGGTTAATAGGAGTATATACCCCGCTTTCATCAGAAGATAATTTAGACAGCATGGAGGCAAACATAAAAAAAATAGAAAACTCTCTAAACGCTGTATCCGAAGCGAAAAATAAACTCACGTTTGCAGGAAGTTGGGGCGTTATGACCGTGCTGCCATTGAAACCGCATAGCATCAGAAATCGCTCAGCGGAGCAAATCGTTGCTGCAGTTAAGCCACAAATGGAGCAGTTGCCCTCTATAGATGCTTCTGCATGGAGTTGGGATTCTGGTTTGCCTGGTCTTGATGATACAAGAAATGGCGGCGAATTAGACTTGGTTATATCCACTACTGAAAATTTTCATAACTTATTTGATGTCACAGAAAAACTCAAAGAGGCTTTGGATAAAAGCAAAAAATTTGACTCCACACGTTATGATTTGCGACTAGATTCTATGGGATACACGATAGATATAGACAAAAATGCCTTGGCTCAATTAGGACTAACTCCTAATCAAGTCGCCAAAACAGTAGAAGTTTTTTTTAGCGGTGACAAATCGTTATCCTTTCAAAAAGATGGCATAGTTTATAATCTGACACTTCGGGGCTCATCAAAACCTTGGACATTAGATGAACTCTATTTAAATACCCCTTATGGGAAGCGTATATCTCTAGGATCAATTGCCCAAATGAAAAGACAAACTCAACCTGCGTCTCTAGAGCACGTTAACCAAATGCGCTCGACCACATTACATGCCCACTTGCTAGCGAACCAATCTTTTAAAAAAGGGATGAATGATCTTTTGCGTATAGCTAAAGAAACTCTGCCACCACAATACAAACTCAGTTGGACAGGAGCCGCAAAAGCCTATAACGAATCATCACACACAATGATACTTTTATTCGCATTATCCTTACTTTTTATTTATGCCATCTTATCGGCTCAATTTGAAAACTTTATTTACCCCTTGATTGTTTTATTTACCGTTCCTTTAGCCTGTTTTGGTGCTTTATTCTTTGCATACTTCTTTGGACAATCCTTGAATATTTATACTCAAGTAGGTTTGGTCACATTAATAGGTTTAATCAGCAAACATGGGATTTTAATTGTTGAGTTCGCCAATCAATTGCAGAAAGAAGGTTTATCTTTAATCGAATCTATAAAAAAAGCCTGCTCTTTACGTTTACGCCCTATTCTCATGACCACTGCAGCTATGGTATTTGGCGCCATACCTTTAGTACTATCGCATGATGCCGGCTCTGAGTCCCGGCATGCTATCGGCATAGTGTTAATAGGGGGATTGTGTATAGGTACTTTTTTTACTCTTTTAGTACTGCCTTCTATCTATTACCTCATATCAAAACTAATGAAAAAGCCTGTCCAATAG
- a CDS encoding sugar porter family MFS transporter — translation MTWMVAIIGSVAGFLFGYDEGIIAGSLELVKNHFDLTTTHIGVMASALPFGALLGSMLVGAFMASQGAKRFGRRSLLSFSGFLFFLGALGAGLADSTVVLILSRLILGLAIGMASVMTPLYLAETATMEARGAVVAIYQLAMTIGIVCSYSVNYLLIEHHAWRVMFASSALPALILGVGILLMPESPRWLCSIGRCDLATKALKKLRKNHSIDYELHDIEMTLASEPKKGSWLLLLKKPLLPVLMLGMTLFCLQQLSGINVVIYFAPEIFKNLGVDSTTGQILATIGIGLVNLLVTIIAILSVDKIGRRKLLLFGFAGTCFSLLVLCVFSLSHIAWLSSLSVLCLTVYIFSFAISVGPIPHIVMAEIFPLHVRGAGMGLSSMSNWTFNTVVIFSFPLLQSALGIEYTFALYAIICFLGLLYTYFYMPETKNISLEQIENYIMTEKPLRFLGRKDETVLLDHVQVQPNLLASTHAN, via the coding sequence ATGACATGGATGGTTGCAATTATTGGGTCTGTTGCTGGATTTTTATTTGGATACGATGAGGGAATTATTGCAGGTTCCCTGGAGCTGGTAAAAAATCACTTTGACTTAACGACCACCCACATCGGTGTAATGGCTTCCGCATTGCCTTTTGGGGCTTTATTGGGTTCAATGCTAGTTGGTGCTTTTATGGCATCACAAGGAGCGAAACGTTTTGGACGACGCTCTTTATTGTCTTTTTCTGGGTTTCTTTTTTTCCTTGGTGCCTTAGGCGCTGGGCTTGCTGACTCAACAGTAGTGCTAATACTATCGCGACTGATTCTTGGTCTAGCCATTGGTATGGCTTCGGTTATGACCCCTTTATATTTGGCGGAAACAGCAACAATGGAGGCTCGAGGAGCTGTAGTTGCCATTTACCAATTAGCAATGACTATCGGTATTGTTTGCTCTTATTCAGTGAACTATTTGCTTATTGAGCACCATGCTTGGCGGGTGATGTTTGCTTCAAGCGCCTTACCGGCATTAATTTTAGGGGTCGGAATTTTACTGATGCCTGAGTCACCAAGATGGCTATGTAGCATTGGACGTTGCGATTTAGCGACTAAGGCGTTAAAAAAATTACGTAAAAATCATTCTATTGATTATGAGTTACACGACATTGAAATGACTCTAGCTAGCGAACCTAAGAAGGGGAGTTGGTTGTTGCTATTAAAAAAACCGCTCTTACCAGTGCTGATGTTAGGAATGACTTTATTTTGCTTACAACAATTAAGTGGAATAAATGTAGTCATTTATTTTGCACCAGAAATTTTTAAGAATTTAGGGGTAGACAGTACGACAGGGCAAATATTAGCAACTATAGGAATAGGCTTAGTCAACTTACTGGTGACTATAATTGCTATTTTATCTGTTGATAAAATAGGTAGGCGTAAGTTATTGTTGTTTGGGTTCGCAGGAACATGCTTCAGTTTATTGGTTTTATGTGTCTTTTCATTGAGTCACATTGCTTGGCTTTCTTCTTTATCAGTTCTTTGCTTAACAGTATATATCTTTTCCTTTGCAATCAGTGTTGGCCCTATTCCTCATATTGTCATGGCCGAAATTTTTCCTCTCCATGTCCGGGGGGCGGGAATGGGGTTATCTTCCATGAGCAATTGGACTTTTAATACGGTAGTGATTTTTAGTTTTCCTTTATTACAAAGTGCATTGGGGATAGAGTATACCTTTGCCCTGTATGCGATAATCTGTTTCTTAGGTTTACTTTATACCTATTTTTATATGCCAGAAACGAAAAATATTAGCTTAGAACAAATTGAGAATTATATAATGACCGAGAAACCACTTCGTTTTTTAGGCAGAAAAGATGAAACAGTATTGTTAGATCATGTGCAAGTCCAGCCCAATTTATTAGCTTCAACACATGCTAATTAA